Proteins from one Rosa chinensis cultivar Old Blush chromosome 7, RchiOBHm-V2, whole genome shotgun sequence genomic window:
- the LOC112180418 gene encoding eyes absent homolog translates to MGENAKGVAESSRDQKLDVYIWDMDETLILLKSLLTGTYAEGFNGVKNVQEGVEIGKKWEKQILSLCDDHFFYEQIENHNKPYLDVLRQYDDGRNLSEYDFSKDEFGPSYDDDDKRKLAYRHRVIAHRYKQGLQSLLNQETTKDLDELYDITDKYTDRWLTSARVFLEECSVGNGSTSIVAADGINDSSATKRIHVLVTSGSLIPSLVKCLLFRLDNMIAHENVYSSWEVGKLQCFQWIKARFNGPKVRFCVIGDGWEEGEAAQLMQWPFIKIDMRPGSSHRFPGLTLRTVGFYFSVVYGNSDAEDEKE, encoded by the exons ATGGGTGAGAATGCAAAAGGGGTTGCTGAAAGCAGCAGGGATCAGAAACTAGATGTTTATATATGGGACATGGATGAGACTCTGATACTGCTCAAGTCTCTGTTGACCGGAACGTACGCAGAGGGTTTTAATGGGGTGAAGAATGTACAAGAGGGTGTAGAAATTGGAAAGAAATGGGAGAAGCAAATTCTATCTCTCTGTGATGATCATTTCTTCTATGAGCAG ATTGAGAACCACAATAAACCCTATCTTGATGTCTTGCGCCAATATGATGATGGGCGGAATCTTTCTGAATATGATTTCAGCAAAGATGAATTTGGTCCTtcttatgatgatgatgacaaaaGAAAACTGGCATATAGGCACAGAGTCATAGCCCATAGATACAAACAG GGTTTGCAGAGTCTTCTTAATCAAGAGACGACAAAAGACTTGGATGAATTGTATGATATTACTGATAAATATACAGATAGATGGCTCACGTCAG CACGCGTCTTCTTAGAAGAGTGTTCTGTCGGGAATGGAAGCACATCCATTGTGGCTGCTGATGGGATAAATGACTCTTCTGCTACAAAGCGTATTCATGTTTTAGTGACATCTGGATCATTGATCCCCAGCCTTGTCAAATGCTTGCTCTTTCGACTTGACAATATGATAGCTCATGAAAATG TCTATAGTTCCTGGGAAGTGGGGAAACTACAATGTTTTCAGTGGATCAAGGCGCGTTTCAATGGTCCAAAGGTCCGCTTCTGCGTAATTGGGGATGGATGGGAGGAGGGTGAAGCTGCACAATTGATGCAATGGCCATTTATTAAAATTGATATGCGACCAGGCAGCTCTCACAGGTTTCCAGGCCTCACATTGAGGACGGTAGGATTTTACTTTTCTGTTGTATATGGGAATTCTGATGCTGAAGATGAAAAAGAGTAA